Proteins encoded in a region of the Thermodesulfobacteriota bacterium genome:
- a CDS encoding histidine phosphatase family protein, whose protein sequence is MSDSPQTAKIYLGRHCKTDWNLEGRLIGTIDRPLCDVGWAEIEETFPLIEALNFDRIVTSPLKRAHDTSKSYADRIGIPLDIHKDLRELDHGDWNGQKYEDLLADTNSDFYKWWNEADASIPLPNAPETLAQVQQRIVRTIREIALKYPGEKVLVVMHKHIRSLLSCYLLGLDLNHFRENINETVEPIELSDEDLQKLL, encoded by the coding sequence ATGAGTGATTCACCGCAAACCGCGAAAATATATCTAGGAAGACACTGCAAAACAGACTGGAATTTAGAAGGGCGCCTAATCGGCACAATCGATCGTCCTCTTTGCGATGTTGGATGGGCTGAGATTGAAGAGACGTTTCCGCTTATCGAAGCTCTTAACTTTGACAGAATTGTCACAAGCCCGCTAAAAAGGGCGCATGACACATCAAAATCATACGCTGATAGGATTGGCATCCCGCTAGATATTCACAAGGATCTAAGAGAGTTAGATCACGGGGACTGGAACGGACAAAAGTATGAAGACCTTCTTGCTGATACTAACAGCGACTTCTACAAATGGTGGAACGAAGCTGATGCTTCAATCCCGCTTCCAAATGCTCCGGAAACCCTTGCACAAGTTCAGCAGCGAATTGTACGCACAATTAGAGAGATTGCTCTTAAATATCCCGGGGAAAAAGTTCTTGTTGTAATGCACAAACATATACGCTCACTTTTAAGCTGCTACCTGCTCGGGCTTGATCTAAATCATTTCAGAGAGAATATCAACGAGACCGTTGAACCGATTGAGCTCTCAGATGAAGATCTTCAAAAGTTGTTGTAA
- a CDS encoding ester cyclase — translation MNQEDKNKTLVRSLIDDAFNQRNLSLLQELLHPDFVNHNDLLPTQNKKGPQVFEELYTKMFESFPDIKIENHLLIAKDDLVIMPAIPFVVRTTSGQLILGRTYFGAAAAPQSTLL, via the coding sequence ATGAATCAGGAAGATAAGAATAAGACTCTTGTGAGAAGTCTAATTGATGATGCATTTAACCAACGAAATTTAAGTCTTTTGCAAGAGCTACTTCATCCCGACTTTGTAAACCATAATGACCTTCTTCCAACTCAGAATAAAAAAGGCCCTCAGGTTTTTGAAGAGCTGTATACCAAAATGTTTGAATCATTTCCAGATATTAAAATCGAAAACCATCTCTTAATTGCCAAAGATGATTTAGTCATTATGCCTGCTATCCCCTTTGTGGTTCGTACGACATCTGGGCAGTTGATCCTTGGTCGGACCTACTTTGGCGCTGCAGCTGCGCCGCAAAGTACCTTGCTG